From a region of the Phycisphaeraceae bacterium genome:
- the vapB gene encoding type II toxin-antitoxin system VapB family antitoxin, whose translation DWLDFFAMPDAPPRTARLFRNGRNQAVRLPKEMDMGDTEEVLIYRVGSRLVIEPKRPSWSALMDTPDVGDDFLSERPAIGIEPDPTGR comes from the coding sequence GGATTGGTTGGACTTCTTCGCCATGCCTGATGCTCCACCGCGAACCGCGCGACTATTCCGCAACGGCCGCAATCAAGCTGTTCGATTACCGAAGGAGATGGATATGGGTGATACCGAAGAGGTGCTCATCTACCGGGTGGGCTCTCGGCTGGTCATCGAGCCGAAGCGCCCCAGCTGGAGCGCATTGATGGATACGCCGGATGTGGGTGACGACTTCCTGTCCGAGCGCCCAGCGATCGGTATTGAGCCTGATCCAACGGGACGATGA